The following are from one region of the Candidatus Limnocylindrales bacterium genome:
- a CDS encoding glycosyltransferase family 4 protein yields MTSTSPQGAGALRIALVAACPFPSPQGSQVFVGQMADALVSQGHEVHLLTYGQGYRVLDRGYRHHRIRRLPGDDSARSGPTPLKPVLDAMLAKALIDLSRSARIDVVHAHNYEAAAAALVARAATGVPVIYHSHNLLGDELETYFEAPWSQALARRVGRALDRAIPRRADHAIALCEYSAARLVEAGCAKGRLSVLPPAVCDDGPQPSDAAARRRIGAAPEELVVGYCGNLDAYQNLLLLLDAAVELGRQASLPRRVRLVIASHQSARLLEKAARARGLGDEVRLLEVCGYAEARAVVGACDVLALPRRLGSGYPIKLLNYMSAGKAVIVAGCGSKLIRHGVDGLVVADDDAAALAGAIARCAGDPALVEALGAEARRTYLTSLTWEALLARLAPIYRSVTAGVAAAA; encoded by the coding sequence GTGACCTCGACTTCTCCGCAGGGCGCCGGCGCGCTTCGCATCGCCCTTGTCGCTGCCTGCCCATTCCCGTCTCCGCAAGGATCGCAGGTTTTCGTGGGGCAGATGGCCGATGCGCTGGTCAGCCAGGGTCACGAGGTTCATCTGCTCACCTATGGGCAGGGCTACCGTGTTCTCGATCGCGGATATCGCCACCATCGCATCCGCCGCCTTCCCGGCGACGATTCGGCACGGTCGGGTCCGACGCCGCTCAAGCCGGTGCTGGATGCGATGCTGGCCAAGGCGCTGATCGATCTGTCGCGCAGCGCGCGCATCGACGTCGTCCACGCGCACAACTACGAGGCCGCGGCCGCAGCGCTCGTGGCGCGAGCCGCAACGGGCGTTCCGGTCATCTACCACAGCCACAATCTGCTCGGGGACGAGTTGGAGACGTACTTCGAAGCCCCATGGTCGCAGGCGCTGGCACGACGGGTGGGCCGCGCCCTGGATCGGGCGATCCCGCGGCGGGCCGATCACGCCATTGCGTTGTGTGAGTACAGCGCGGCCAGGCTTGTGGAAGCCGGGTGCGCGAAGGGCCGCCTCTCCGTGCTGCCGCCGGCGGTGTGCGACGACGGGCCGCAGCCGTCCGATGCGGCGGCGCGCCGGCGCATCGGGGCGGCGCCCGAGGAGCTGGTCGTCGGCTACTGCGGCAACCTGGACGCCTATCAGAACCTTCTCCTTCTTCTGGACGCGGCGGTGGAGCTGGGCCGGCAGGCCTCCCTGCCACGCCGCGTCCGCCTGGTCATCGCCTCCCATCAGAGCGCCAGATTGCTGGAAAAGGCCGCTCGCGCGCGCGGCCTGGGCGACGAGGTCCGGCTGCTCGAGGTATGCGGCTATGCCGAGGCTCGCGCAGTGGTGGGGGCCTGCGACGTTCTTGCGCTACCGAGACGCCTCGGATCCGGCTATCCTATCAAGCTTCTGAACTACATGAGCGCTGGCAAGGCCGTGATCGTGGCCGGCTGCGGGTCCAAGCTGATCCGGCACGGCGTCGACGGCCTGGTCGTCGCGGACGACGATGCCGCCGCGCTCGCCGGCGCCATCGCTCGCTGCGCCGGCGACCCCGCTCTGGTGGAAGCCTTGGGAGCTGAGGCCAGAAGAACCTACCTGACGTCGCTGACGTGGGAGGCGCTGCTCGCGCGCCTGGCGCCGATCTATCGGTCGGTGACGGCGGGCGTAGCGGCAGCGGCATGA
- a CDS encoding alkaline phosphatase family protein: MLLIVGWDGAAWPLADRFMAAGAMPTLAALAERGRTFDVESTVPPVTFPAWTTFMTAAGPGMHGITDFTARRAGSYGVKFLNSTHRRLPTIWRQMAAAGCRVGVYAMPATYPAERVCEIEVCGFDTPLGASQARGFCHPPSLADTIVARHGALAVEAVPQTRIGPGWHERTLERLLANVALRTRIVSELLRERSFDVFAVHYMESDTVAHHFWQFHDESSPRHRGEGPAAAIEEVYRALDRGLAELMAAAGDDCTVLLLSDHGCGGASDRAIAWNRVLADAGFLSFARVAAGARLAGALRRTALSAVPQPWQAPLLGAMPRLAARLESAWRLTGIDWSATSAYSEELPYHPSIWLNLAGREPAGIVAPHEAEHVIGRLSQALLALRDPFDGGAVVRRVRRREEVCAGPYAHQVPDLVLELREPDGYSYCAIASRGGQERAWLRRLRSGETSGAKGNATSGMHRPTGIGLLCGPPISAASSRERCTLADCGVTALAMAGVAPSPFMEGRALAQPGSTLESGQAWEDCAADVAYSAEEEREVEQRLRALGYLP; encoded by the coding sequence ATGCTGCTCATCGTCGGCTGGGACGGCGCCGCCTGGCCGCTGGCGGACCGTTTCATGGCAGCCGGCGCGATGCCGACGCTGGCGGCACTGGCCGAGCGCGGCCGCACGTTCGACGTCGAGTCGACGGTTCCGCCCGTGACCTTTCCCGCATGGACCACGTTCATGACCGCGGCCGGCCCGGGCATGCACGGCATCACCGACTTCACCGCGCGCCGCGCCGGCTCCTACGGCGTGAAGTTCCTGAATTCGACGCATCGGCGCCTGCCGACGATCTGGCGCCAGATGGCCGCGGCCGGATGCCGGGTCGGCGTCTATGCGATGCCTGCCACCTATCCGGCCGAGCGGGTCTGCGAGATCGAAGTGTGCGGCTTCGATACGCCGCTCGGCGCGAGCCAGGCGCGCGGCTTCTGTCACCCGCCTTCGCTGGCCGACACGATCGTCGCGCGTCACGGCGCGCTGGCGGTGGAGGCGGTGCCGCAGACGCGCATCGGCCCAGGCTGGCACGAGCGAACGCTGGAGCGCCTGCTCGCGAACGTCGCGCTGCGCACGCGCATCGTCAGCGAGCTGCTGCGCGAGCGCAGCTTCGACGTCTTCGCCGTTCACTACATGGAGAGCGACACCGTCGCGCACCACTTCTGGCAGTTCCACGACGAATCTTCGCCGCGACATCGCGGCGAGGGGCCGGCTGCCGCCATCGAGGAGGTCTATCGCGCACTCGATCGCGGACTCGCCGAGCTGATGGCCGCGGCCGGCGACGACTGCACCGTACTGCTGCTCTCCGATCACGGCTGCGGCGGGGCCTCCGACCGCGCCATCGCGTGGAACCGTGTCCTTGCCGATGCCGGCTTCCTGAGCTTTGCCCGCGTCGCCGCGGGGGCGCGTCTTGCGGGCGCGCTGCGGCGCACGGCGTTGTCGGCCGTGCCGCAGCCGTGGCAGGCGCCGCTGCTTGGCGCGATGCCGCGCCTGGCCGCACGGCTGGAGTCGGCCTGGCGCCTTACCGGCATCGACTGGAGCGCCACCAGCGCCTACAGCGAGGAGCTGCCGTATCATCCGTCGATCTGGCTCAACCTTGCCGGTCGCGAGCCGGCCGGAATCGTCGCGCCGCACGAAGCGGAGCACGTGATCGGGCGGCTTTCGCAGGCGCTGCTGGCTCTGCGCGATCCCTTCGACGGCGGCGCTGTCGTGCGTAGGGTGCGCCGGCGCGAGGAGGTGTGCGCCGGTCCGTATGCGCACCAGGTGCCCGACCTCGTTCTCGAGCTGCGCGAGCCGGACGGCTACTCCTACTGCGCGATCGCAAGCCGAGGCGGACAGGAGCGGGCGTGGCTGCGGCGCCTTCGAAGCGGCGAGACCAGCGGCGCCAAGGGCAACGCCACCAGCGGAATGCATCGCCCCACCGGCATCGGCCTTCTGTGCGGGCCGCCGATATCCGCTGCTTCGTCGCGCGAGCGCTGCACCCTGGCCGACTGCGGCGTCACCGCCCTTGCGATGGCGGGTGTGGCGCCGTCGCCCTTCATGGAAGGACGCGCCCTGGCGCAGCCCGGCAGCACGCTCGAAAGCGGGCAGGCCTGGGAGGACTGCGCAGCAGACGTGGCCTATTCGGCGGAAGAGGAGCGCGAGGTCGAGCAGCGGCTGCGGGCGCTCGGATATCTGCCGTGA
- a CDS encoding sulfatase — MQALRKIIAGAIGGFIGGALVGLVEAVVVALGGGAEEFGVFLFGAISYGLIGTAIGGGAGLGTVILPFLARDSAASAGFCAGTVAALLGLAVARFRIVRDVFAENLPIGSAQGIIVHVGLLIGAILVFWLVRRFVLRIARSGAPILASLLVGGVLVGVGAGATFLLNAVAIPSPPTPEAGTAQGANAILIIADTLRADHVGAYKLTGIKTPGMDRLASDGVLFEKAYTNSSWTRPSVATIMTSLYPSSHKVMYKTDLLPEGVTTVAEAMREAGYRTVGYVTNINVAPSFQFQQGFQEYYYLSPAFFFGATDSGSKLSFYSGIRLVRERFFSKQKWVQNYYQDAQTVNGGALPWLDRNSREPFFTVIHYMDPHDPYFEIPYNGNAIARVDTPHPDPSQRDRMMKLYADNIVYMDRFIANLIEALQASGVYDNTTIVLVADHGEEFYEHKGWWHGTTLYDTEMHVPLLVKLPKSAQAAVKPGTRIKTWAQLLDVAPTILAASGVSIPEAFQGRDLFSQTPVPQALFAEEDHEGNILHSVRTERWKLITANEGNPRGLAPVELYDIAADPGETRNVAADHPDVVAELRSTLDALKQMAAARAVAGESGAIDPAAKEKLRSLGYAE, encoded by the coding sequence ATGCAGGCACTGCGCAAGATCATCGCCGGCGCCATCGGCGGCTTCATTGGCGGCGCGCTCGTTGGCCTGGTCGAAGCAGTCGTGGTGGCCCTCGGCGGCGGCGCCGAAGAGTTCGGCGTGTTCCTTTTCGGCGCCATCTCCTACGGGTTGATCGGCACCGCCATCGGCGGCGGGGCCGGTCTCGGCACGGTCATCCTTCCTTTCCTGGCACGAGACAGCGCGGCCTCGGCCGGCTTCTGTGCCGGCACCGTCGCGGCGCTGCTTGGGCTGGCGGTGGCGCGCTTCCGCATCGTGCGCGACGTGTTCGCCGAAAACCTGCCGATCGGGAGCGCGCAAGGCATCATCGTCCATGTCGGGCTGCTCATCGGCGCGATCCTGGTCTTCTGGCTGGTGCGCCGATTCGTGCTGCGCATCGCCCGCAGCGGCGCGCCGATCCTGGCGTCTCTTCTGGTCGGCGGCGTGCTCGTCGGTGTCGGCGCGGGCGCGACGTTCCTGCTCAACGCGGTCGCGATTCCCTCACCGCCGACGCCCGAGGCCGGTACGGCGCAGGGTGCAAATGCGATCCTGATCATCGCCGACACGCTGCGCGCCGACCACGTCGGCGCCTACAAGCTCACGGGCATCAAGACGCCGGGAATGGACCGTCTGGCGTCCGACGGCGTACTGTTCGAGAAGGCGTACACGAACTCGTCGTGGACGCGGCCGTCGGTGGCGACCATCATGACCTCGCTTTATCCGAGCTCGCACAAGGTCATGTACAAGACCGACCTGCTGCCCGAGGGCGTCACCACGGTGGCAGAGGCGATGCGCGAGGCCGGCTACCGCACCGTCGGCTACGTCACCAACATCAACGTGGCGCCTTCGTTCCAGTTCCAGCAGGGATTCCAGGAATACTACTACCTGTCGCCGGCGTTCTTCTTCGGCGCCACCGACTCGGGTTCCAAGCTGTCCTTCTACAGCGGCATTCGCCTGGTGCGCGAGCGCTTCTTCTCCAAGCAGAAGTGGGTGCAGAACTACTACCAGGATGCGCAGACGGTCAACGGCGGCGCGCTGCCGTGGCTCGACCGCAACTCACGCGAGCCGTTCTTCACCGTCATCCACTACATGGATCCACACGATCCGTATTTCGAGATCCCCTACAACGGCAACGCCATCGCTCGCGTGGACACACCGCACCCGGATCCCTCGCAGCGCGACCGCATGATGAAGCTGTACGCGGACAACATCGTCTACATGGATCGCTTCATCGCCAATCTGATCGAGGCGCTCCAGGCCTCGGGCGTCTACGACAACACGACCATCGTGCTGGTGGCCGATCACGGCGAGGAGTTCTACGAGCACAAGGGCTGGTGGCACGGCACCACGCTGTACGACACCGAGATGCACGTGCCGCTGCTGGTCAAGCTGCCCAAGAGCGCGCAGGCGGCGGTCAAGCCCGGCACGCGCATCAAGACGTGGGCGCAGCTCCTCGACGTCGCGCCGACGATCCTGGCCGCTTCGGGCGTCTCCATTCCCGAGGCCTTTCAGGGCCGCGACCTGTTCTCGCAGACGCCGGTCCCGCAGGCGCTGTTCGCCGAAGAGGACCACGAGGGGAACATCCTGCATTCAGTGCGCACCGAGCGCTGGAAGCTCATCACCGCCAACGAAGGCAATCCCCGCGGCCTCGCCCCGGTCGAACTCTACGACATCGCGGCCGATCCGGGCGAGACCCGCAACGTCGCCGCCGATCATCCCGACGTGGTCGCCGAGCTGCGCAGCACGCTGGATGCGCTCAAGCAGATGGCGGCGGCTCGCGCCGTGGCCGGCGAGAGCGGAGCCATCGACCCTGCCGCCAAGGAAAAGCTGCGGTCGCTGGGGTACGCGGAGTAG